Within the Verrucomicrobiota bacterium genome, the region GTCCTACGCAAAGAATCGAGACCACGAACAGGGTCGAAGTGCGCCCAATCTTGTGAACGATGAAGGCACCAAGAGGAGCACCCAGTGCAACCACCGGTGCGGCAGCCAACCAATTTTCATAAACGCCAGGTTGCACATGGTCGAAGAGGAATTTGGTGGAAATGCCAACCAGCGAGGTGAAGGCCATGATTAAAACTGAAGTTGGAATGGCGATTTTCAGGTCTGCCTGGCACAAAAGAACCAGCACTGCGTAAAGCACCATGTCGATACCTACGCCCGTAATGGAAGCCGCGGTCATTCCTGCCAACAAACCCACCAGAAACCCAGCATTGCGATCAAAACGATGCGCCCCTGGAGACAGTCCTTCGTGTTGCACAATTTCCCGGAGCCGGTACAGGTGCAACACTCCGAAGCTACACCAGACGACGGCAAACAACACCTTGATAATTAGTCCTGAAACCAATGGGGCTACAAAAAGAATTCCGAGCGGCGTTCCAATAAACGATCCCAATAAACACCAACGCAACATGGGCCATTCAATGGGCTGTTTGCGGCACAAGATAAAAACCGAGGCACTGGTCATCCCAATACTTTGAATGGCGAAACTAAAATCACGCCCCAGCGTTGGAGCTTCGTTAAAAAGTAAAACCAACACTGGAAACCCTACCGTGCCGCCACCCATCGGGGTGGATCCGGCGGCATAGGAACCTAAAGCCATAGCCAGAGATATTCCCCAATGATCCGCCAAAGTCCCCCAATGATTTCCAGTAACGACCAGGACCAGCCAAACGCAATAGAAGGCGGCAAGAGCGATAAACCAGGGTTTTAGTGCTTTCATATGGAAAAGGCGAAAGCAGAAGGAGCCCTGACGGGAAGATCAACTACAGAAACCAGGATTTCCCGGAGCTGAGAATCAAAACCTTGTGGCAGTACCGAGGCCTTGGCCGACAGCGAAGCGAACATCGTTGATGGTATGCTCGGCAGCAAGCTACCTCCTACATTTCGTATCGCAAATACAACTGTAGGAGGTAGCTCGCTGCCGATTTCGAATGCTCAAACTTCCTATCAGTCACCGACCCCGCGGCAAGACCACGGGGAATAACAAGCTAAAATCTGATTCAAGGGGTTGTCAGCCCATCACGGAATGACCGCTTTTACCTACCAGCGCCACGTTGCTGCGTGTCATGGTATCATTGGTCATGGCGGAGATGCAGGCGGAAATATTCGGATTGCGCAGGGCCAAGGTGTAAGCTTTTTCCGCAATGTGCATGTTGCCCGGCACGCGTTTGTGAATTTTCTCAACCAATCCAGGGAGCGGATCCACTTTGCCGTCCCGATCCGGAAATGGAGCACGGGCGACTTTCATCGCGACAATGCCCAGATCTTTTTTGTGCGCGTATTCAAGAGCTGGCTCGACCCAGGTCTCATTCGAAACGTTGTAGGCGGCCATCACCATATCGTAATGAGGGGAATCGGCAGCAGCACGGATGATTTGAGCCGGATCATTGTGACAGGATACGGCGAGGAAACGCATCTTTCCCTGACGTTTCAGCGTATCCACTGCCTCCAACAACTCCGGGCATTCAATGTGTTTCGAGTTGGTTGCACCATGAGCTGCGAACAAGATGTCCAGATAGTCAGTCCCCAAACGCTTTAAACTGGCCTCAACCTCCTCAATGAGTTTCTGCGACATACCCCGACGATCTTCCGTGGTAAGGCGTTTGCCATACCAGTCTTCCAACACATCGTCGCGCAAGAGTTTCTCAGCTTCAGTGATCTGCCAGTCGCCGTAGTTACAAAGGTAATATTCTTCAAACAGTCCCCGCTCCTTGATCCGTGCACCTATTTCCGCACGCACCAGCGCCTGCTCTCTAACATTCAGCGATTCCCAGATCCGATTGTAGGGCTCCGACCGTCCCTGCTTCAGCCACATGCTGGCTTTGGTGGTCAGGAAAACGCGCTCCCGTTTGGAGGGAGTATTTATAACATTGGCGATTCCTCGCTCGCTGTCACCGCGATTGTAATTTGAAGCCGAATCAATGTAGTTGATACCGAGCTCAATACCGGTTTCGAGAAACTTCCATTGGTCGGGTTCATTATTTACGGTGAGCCCGCCGAAAACGATCTCGGAAACCATCAGGTTGGTCCGCCCCAGACGACGATAAGCCATACCGGATTTGCGGTTGCGCCATTCCACATCAGGTCCCGGTTCATGAGATTGGGCCCGGACCAGATTACCCGTCGCGGCGATGGCGGCAGTGGCACTTGCAGAGGCGATGAAACTTCGACGGTTTATTTTATTTTCAGCCATAGGATAATTTCAGGAAGTGCTCCAATGACAAAGCACGGTCCAGTTTATCGCAACGAAAAAGAATAGCGAAATGTCACTCGAAGCGATTGAGTTTGCCCGCTACCTCCACGCCTTTGCCGAACAAATTTAAAGCCGGGCGAGTTGTAAAGTGGACGGTCCAAGTTGTTTTGAATTCTTTGTTTAATCGCATCCGAAAATAAGCGACTTGGCTGGTGATTTTTTCCAATCTTGATGGAATATACTGTCCACAAAAAACATTTCTCCAATCCCTAAAATTGACTTCCACGGGAAAAACAAGGACCGACCGGAATGTCACTAAGTTAAGCAATTTCTTCAATTTGTAAGAGTGGCTTTATGCCGCGATCCTGTCAGTAAAATCGCGGCATAAAGCCGCTCCTACAGCTAAACAATTGTTTCCAATACATCCTTAACTTAGTGCCATTCAGGACCGACCGTTTTTAGATTTTAGAGGCAACAGGGGTATATTTTTAGAATAGCCAGAGCTAACTCCGGGAATGGGCCGACAGGTTTTCTGCAGTATATTTTTTCAAAGCCATCCTCTTTAAGAAGCGGAGAACGACGCGCGCGAAGCGAGTTGCCTGTTCAGAGTAGAAACGGAAATCGATTACTTATTTGCATGCTTCCACATATGCGGATTCTTCATCGCGCTCGCATAGGTTGAGAGCGCCGACTTCTTCAATATGGGTTTCACCACTTTTACAGATTTTGATGTCCCGATATCCATGTATTGCCAGTAACCTGGCAAAGGATTCGGCGTCGTACATCCATTTGTGACCGGGGTCGCCAAAAACCAAAACTTGAATTATTCCCCGAAAGCTATCCAGCCTCTTGTGAATCTCCGCGAGTTTTAGATTTTCGATGAATCTGTCACAGTCCCGGTGCTGGGAGTAGTGCTGCACCTGGCGTGAGATATCCGGGAAAACAGTTCTCATCACACCATCCTTAGTAAGGACACGTTTGGCTTCTGCGAAGTAACGGATAAGAGCCGGCTTGGTGAGATGCTCGACCATATGGCTGGAATAAAGCACTTTTACGGATTCGTCTGGTAAAGGAATACACTTGGAAACGTTCGCGAACCGCACCCCGCTTCCTCTTAGCCAACGAATAAACTCAATCTGATTGTGATCGAGTAGGCCAATGGTCTTCAAAGCACGAGCAAGAAGCGGCCAATTAGCGAGCCTGACACTTGGCGAGCCATCAAAATTCAGATAACCATCCGTCGGATGGTTACCACAACCTACATTTACGAAAAAAGTCTCCATATAAGGAACTTAAAAGGTTTTGTAATATTCCAAAGCTTGCAAGCGATAATCAGGGCTCGGGAAGCCGAGGATGACACAAAACATAACGAAGCTGAACGTCCAAATGGATATACCGAAACCTTCAGAAATCGTCGCTGCAAATCTGAATAATCAACCACAAATGAGCTGAAGGTAAGGGAGCTGTCCAGCATCTTTCTTAAACAAGTGCGTCTCTTGATCATCCTCAAGATTTTGACAATTGATCATTGGCACGACAGAGACACCGGCTACCCTCCCTCATAGCAGAAATCCGTATCTGGAGATGAAATACAACTACTGATCAAGTGATGATAAAGTTATGGCTTTCCTTCAAGCAAATGAGTATTGTCGAGTGACCACTGAGAAGTATCGTTGCATAAAATGGAATTAAAGGATCAAGCCTGGGTTAAGAGACTCATTGCAACGAATCCGCCGTTGGCGGTGTTCTGGTACCCGTGGTATTGGCGTGGTGGGGATACCATTCGTTTTCGTAAATTAACGGCTCTTACAGTTTGGAATCGTTCAGGAGGAGCTGCAAAAGCAGGATTGATTCTGAAAGCCCTGCTTTGGCCGTTCGTCGCTTTGCTCTCGGGAGTTTTGAGTTTTTACATAAACAGTTCATCCATCAAACAGACGTTTGGTACAGGCCGGTGGCGGCAGTGGTGCGATATGATTCGCTTGAGTTTCTGGTGGGGGTTATCACCCGACGTCTACTATAGCCAGCGACTTTATTTGTGGAACCTCGACGAGGATGCCATCCACGTTCTCAGTTCATACGAGACCTCATTAATCTGTATTGAACTTGGAAGGGGTACCGATACTGAACTGGTCAATAACAAGTATCGCTTCTTTAAATTTTGTAAGGAAAATGACATTGGAACTGTTCCGGTATTAGCTGCATTTGAAAAAGGTAAGCAGGTATACGCTGATTTCAGTGGGACATTTCCCAAATCGGATTTATATTTGAAACCGTCCGAAGGGGTAGGCGGAAAAGGAATCGAGCGTTGGGTTTACAGGTTGGAAGGAGATTGCTGGGCTCGCGAGGAGGTCCGCATGAGCGAAAAGGAGCTTTTGGATTACTTTATTTCTCAATCTCAAAACACGGATTACATTTTGCAGGAGGCCGCCCAAAACCATCCTGACATCAGCAAATATTCACCAGGAAGCCTGGTAACTTTCAGGGTGGGTACTTTGATGGGCCCTGAAGGTGACCCCGAGTTGCTCAATTGCCATATTGTGATTGCCCTAG harbors:
- a CDS encoding methyltransferase domain-containing protein translates to METFFVNVGCGNHPTDGYLNFDGSPSVRLANWPLLARALKTIGLLDHNQIEFIRWLRGSGVRFANVSKCIPLPDESVKVLYSSHMVEHLTKPALIRYFAEAKRVLTKDGVMRTVFPDISRQVQHYSQHRDCDRFIENLKLAEIHKRLDSFRGIIQVLVFGDPGHKWMYDAESFARLLAIHGYRDIKICKSGETHIEEVGALNLCERDEESAYVEACK
- a CDS encoding aldo/keto reductase — protein: MAENKINRRSFIASASATAAIAATGNLVRAQSHEPGPDVEWRNRKSGMAYRRLGRTNLMVSEIVFGGLTVNNEPDQWKFLETGIELGINYIDSASNYNRGDSERGIANVINTPSKRERVFLTTKASMWLKQGRSEPYNRIWESLNVREQALVRAEIGARIKERGLFEEYYLCNYGDWQITEAEKLLRDDVLEDWYGKRLTTEDRRGMSQKLIEEVEASLKRLGTDYLDILFAAHGATNSKHIECPELLEAVDTLKRQGKMRFLAVSCHNDPAQIIRAAADSPHYDMVMAAYNVSNETWVEPALEYAHKKDLGIVAMKVARAPFPDRDGKVDPLPGLVEKIHKRVPGNMHIAEKAYTLALRNPNISACISAMTNDTMTRSNVALVGKSGHSVMG
- a CDS encoding sulfite exporter TauE/SafE family protein, with the protein product MKALKPWFIALAAFYCVWLVLVVTGNHWGTLADHWGISLAMALGSYAAGSTPMGGGTVGFPVLVLLFNEAPTLGRDFSFAIQSIGMTSASVFILCRKQPIEWPMLRWCLLGSFIGTPLGILFVAPLVSGLIIKVLFAVVWCSFGVLHLYRLREIVQHEGLSPGAHRFDRNAGFLVGLLAGMTAASITGVGIDMVLYAVLVLLCQADLKIAIPTSVLIMAFTSLVGISTKFLFDHVQPGVYENWLAAAPVVALGAPLGAFIVHKIGRTSTLFVVSILCVGQFFWTVQNEWSRLGILGASAAMGGVLLFNLGFEWLHRIGSRVDRRKKRNHS